A single window of Bradyrhizobium daqingense DNA harbors:
- a CDS encoding ABC transporter permease subunit (The N-terminal region of this protein, as described by TIGR01726, is a three transmembrane segment that identifies a subfamily of ABC transporter permease subunits, which specificities that include histidine, arginine, glutamine, glutamate, L-cystine (sic), the opines (in Agrobacterium) octopine and nopaline, etc.): MLSYNWNWSILFQQPQLGWLLEGLRLTIVMAVVSFLLALAIGTLVGTARTARSRAVRGIGFVYTALFRNVPLLIQMFLWFYVFPELLPSNLGRWVKRDWACLSSLMAIDTYGWSSTLE, translated from the coding sequence ATGCTCTCCTACAATTGGAACTGGAGTATTCTCTTCCAGCAGCCGCAGCTTGGATGGCTGCTGGAAGGTCTGCGTCTCACAATAGTCATGGCGGTGGTGAGCTTCCTCCTAGCGCTTGCGATCGGAACCTTAGTCGGTACAGCCCGCACTGCTCGATCGAGAGCGGTGCGTGGAATAGGCTTCGTCTACACAGCTCTCTTTCGGAACGTGCCATTGCTGATCCAGATGTTCCTGTGGTTCTACGTCTTTCCGGAGCTCCTGCCCTCAAATCTTGGACGCTGGGTGAAGCGGGATTGGGCGTGCTTGTCGTCCCTTATGGCGATCGATACGTACGGTTGGTCATCTACGCTGGAATAG
- the tnpB gene encoding IS66 family insertion sequence element accessory protein TnpB (TnpB, as the term is used for proteins encoded by IS66 family insertion elements, is considered an accessory protein, since TnpC, encoded by a neighboring gene, is a DDE family transposase.) codes for MIPIPSGVRVWIATGHTDMRRGMQSLALAVQESLKRDPHAGDLYIFRGRRGDLVKILWHDGLGMSLYAKRLDRGKFIWPSASDGAVSISAAQMGPETKGPKRENPKHLEFFRRTLGCR; via the coding sequence ATGATCCCGATCCCGAGCGGCGTCAGGGTCTGGATCGCCACCGGCCACACCGACATGCGCCGCGGGATGCAAAGCCTGGCGCTTGCGGTCCAGGAGAGCCTGAAGCGCGATCCTCATGCTGGCGATCTCTACATCTTCCGGGGTCGCCGCGGCGATCTGGTCAAGATCCTCTGGCATGACGGGCTGGGCATGTCGCTCTACGCCAAGCGCCTGGATCGCGGCAAGTTCATATGGCCTTCGGCGTCGGACGGCGCAGTATCGATCTCGGCGGCGCAGATGGGTCCAGAAACTAAAGGTCCCAAACGTGAAAATCCTAAACATCTCGAATTTTTCAGAAGGACTCTTGGCTGTCGATAG
- a CDS encoding transporter substrate-binding domain-containing protein: protein MAVDSDRADAFCSDDAILYTLRQKPARDRLEVVGRPLSFEPYGLMMRRDDSAFRLAVNKTLAELFRSGEITSLYHKWFDQFGIPLSEKLETVLQAQAVPQ, encoded by the coding sequence TTGGCTGTCGATAGCGATCGCGCCGACGCGTTTTGTTCGGACGACGCGATCCTCTACACTTTGCGACAAAAGCCGGCTCGCGACCGTCTGGAGGTCGTCGGCCGCCCGCTCTCCTTCGAGCCGTACGGGTTAATGATGCGCCGTGACGACTCTGCGTTTCGCTTGGCTGTCAACAAGACGCTGGCCGAGCTCTTTCGCTCGGGAGAGATAACATCTCTCTACCACAAGTGGTTTGACCAATTTGGAATTCCACTGAGCGAGAAGCTCGAGACCGTTTTGCAAGCGCAAGCAGTCCCTCAATAG